CGCTTAGCCTCGTTGCCTATCTGCTGATCCACGACACATGGTTTTACTGGACGCACCGCTGGATGCATCGGCCGCGGCTGTTCCGCATCGCGCACAGCGTCCATCACCACAGCCGACCGCCGACCGCCTGGGCCGCGATGAGTTTTCATCCGCTGGAGGCGATTACAGGCGCGCTCGTCATCCCCGCACTCGTTTTTCTGATCCCGATCCATGTTGCAATGCTCGGGCTGGTCCTGGCGATCATGACAATCATGGGTGTCGGCAATCATATGGGGTGGGAAATGTTCCCGCGCGCGCTCGTCCATGGACCCGCGGGGCGATGGCTGATAACCGCAACGCATCATGAGCAGCATCATGCCGCTTACCGAGGGAATTATGGGCTCTATTTCCGCTTCTGGGACAAGGCTTGCGGCACGGATCTTGGGCTTGGCCGCTTTGACGCTGCTGACCGCCGCCGCGAGCGCCCCGCCGCCAACGGTTGAGGTCAGCGTCACCGGGTTGCGCAGCACGAAGGGGCAGGTCCTTGTCTGCCTGACCACAAATCCCAAGGCGTTTCCCGATTGCAGCAAGGACAAGTCATCGGTGCGCATGGCCGTGAAGGCGGCTGACGCTGGCGATTTCCTGATCCATGCCCCCGCGACCGGAACCTATGCAATCGCGGTCGTCCATGACGAGAACAGCAACAACAAGATGGACACAGCGATCTTCCTGCCCAAGGAAGGCTTCGGCTTTTCGCGCAACCCGACGATCACCGTCGGTCCGCCGAGCTTTAAATCGGCGAGCTTTGCGGTGACGGGGGACATGCGCCAGTCGATCAACATGAAATATATGCTCTAGTTAGCTTGGCGACGCCCGGCTAATAGAGCGCGCGTGACCGCGACCTCCTCCCGCATCGCCGCTTTCGCCGACCGCTGGCCCAAGCTTGTCGCCCTCCTGCTCGGTGCCGTTTCGGCAACGGGGTTTGCGCCGCTGGATTTCTGGCCGTTGACGCTGCTCGCACTCGCGGGTTGGATGGCACTGGTTGCGCGCAGTCCAAAGGGTTCGCGGGCGTTCGGGCTCGGCTGGGCATTCGGCGTCGGCCATTTCGTCGTCGGGCTGAACTGGATCGCCACCGCCTTCACCTATCAGGCGGCGATGCCCGCATGGCTCGGGTGGATCGCCGTCGTGCTGCTGGCACTGTATCTAGCCGTCTATCCAGCTGTCGCGGCATGGGGCGCCTGGGCAATCAAGCCCAAAGCCGATACGCATTTCGCGGCGCCCTCCTACCTTCTGGCTTTCGCAAGCCTTTGGACACTTACCGAATGGCTCCGCAGTTGGGTCTTCACGGGATTCGCATGGAACCCCCTCGGCGTGATGGCCGTCCCGCATGTCGCGGCGCCCGCTCGCTGGATCGGCACCTATGGCATGAGCGGAATCATCATCCTGCTCGCGGCCGTCCTGATATTGGCATGGTTTCATCGCCGCGTCGCAGCCGCGACTCTGCTCGGAAGTCTCGCGCTATTCTGGGGCGCGGCGTTTCTGGCGCAGACAGGCAGCGCCGCCGACGCTGCTGTCCGTTCCAAGGGAATGCAGCGCATCCCCATCACCGTCGTCCAGCCCAATGTCGGGCAGGCGGACAAGTGGGAAGGCAGCAAGGCCGACGGCAATTTCGCCAAGCTGGCGCGACTGACCACTCCAAAGAACGACACGCCGCGCCTGATCCTGTGGCCCGAGGCAGCGGTGCCCGACTATCTCGAATGGGGTTATCCGGCGGCCTATTATGATCGCTCGCCTGCCGCGGCGCGCGCGCGGCTTGTCGCGTTGATGAACCCGCAAGACGTCATGCTGCTCGGCGCGCTGAAGCTCGAACTAGATCGTGACGGCGATGTCGTCGGTGCGCGCAACGCCGTAATGACCGTTCACGCGGACGGGACGCTCGGCGCGCGTTACGACAAGGCCCATCTTGTCCCCTATGGCGAATATCTGCCGATGCGGCCGGTGCTGTCGGCGATCGGACTGTCGCGCCTTGCCCCCGGTGATATCGATTTCTGGCCAGGCCCCGGCCCGCATACGCTTGACCTCGGCGCCTTTGGCCGCGCAGGGCTGCAAATCTGCTACGAGATCATCTTCTCGGGCCAGGTCGTCGACCGTGCGCACCGCCCCGATTTCATCTTCAACCCCTCGAATGACGCCTGGTTCGGCGGCTGGGGCCCGCCGCAGCATCTGGCGCAAGCGCGGCTCCGTGCGATCGAAGAGGGACTGCCGGTCGTGCGTGCGACGCCGACGGGGATCAGCGCGGTGATCGATGCCAGCGGCCGCATCGTCGAATCGCTGCCGATGCATACGGCCGGGCGCATCGACACATTCATACCAAAGGCCCATGCGCCGACGCTCTTTGCACGCCACGGGAACGTGCTGCCGGTCGGATTTGCGTTGCTGCTGCTCGCGCTGGCCATTGCCTTTCGCCGACGCGGACGCTAACAGCACCATCACATAAAGCTTCCTTTATATCCGTTCACAGAAGGCTCTCCATGCGCAACAGCTTCCTCTTCACCTCCGAAAGCGTGTCCGAAGGACATCCCGACAAGGTGGCCGACCAGATCAGCGATTCGATCGTCGACCTGTTCCTGTCGAAGGATCCCGAAGCCCGAATCGCGTGCGAGACGCTGACCACCACCCAACTCGTCGTCCTCGCCGGTGAAATCCGCTGCAAGGGCGTGTTCGAGAATGACGAGTGGGCGCCGGGCGCGCTCGAGGAAATCGAAGCCACCGTGCGCAATACGGTGCGCGAAATCGGTTACGAGCAGGACGGTTTCCACTGGAAGACCTTCCGTTTCGAAAACAACCTCCACGGCCAGTCGGCGCATATCGCGCAGGGCGTCGATGAAAGCGGCGACAAGGACGAAGGCGCCGGCGACCAGGGCATCATGTTCGGTTATGCGTCGGACGAAACCCCCGACCTGATGCCCGCGACGCTCGATTACAGCCACAAGATTCTCGAGCGCATGGCCGCCGACCGCAAAGCGGGCACCGCCCCCTTCCTCGAACCCGACACCAAGAGCCAGGTTACGCTGCGCTATGCCAACGAGCGCCCGGTTGAGGCGACCGCAATCGTCGTTTCGACCCAGCATGCGCCGGATTATTATTTCCACAACGGCGAAGGCGACGAAGCCAAATATACCGAGCTTCGCAAATATGTGCTCGGGGTGATCGCCGACGTCCTGCCCGCCGAATTGCTCACCGCAAATACGGTCTACCACATCAATCCGACGGGACGTTTCGAGATCGGCGGCCCCGATGGCGATGCCGGCGTGACCGGCCGCAAGATCATCGTCGACACCTATGGCGGCGCCAGCCCGCACGGCGGCGGTGCCTTCAGCGGCAAGGACCCGACCAAGGTCGACCGTTCGGCTGCATATATCACGCGCTATCTGGCCAAGAACATCGTCGCCGCGGGCCTCGCGCGCCGCTGCACGATCCAGTTGAGCTATGCGATCGGCGTTGCCGAGCCGCTGTCGATCTATGTCGACCTGCACGGCACGGGGACGGTTGACGAAGGCAAGATCGAGGCGGTCATCCCGCAGCTCGTCCGCCTGACGCCCAAGGGCATCCGCACTCATCTTGGCCTCAACAAGCCGATCTACAAGCAGACCGCGGCATATGGCCATTTCGGCCGCACTGCCGAAGGCGACAGCTTCCCCTGGGAACGCACCGACCTGGTCGACAAGCTGAAGGCGGCGCTCGCAAATTGAGCCGGTCGCTGCCGCTCAACGTCAACCTGACGGCCGAGCGGCCGACCTTCGTCTCGCATCTGGAGTGCGGTCTGACCGGCGAGCGGTATGAGGCCGATGCCCTGCACGGTCTCTCGAACGCCGGGCGGCCGCTGCTCGTCCGCTATGACCTTGCCGGCGTTGCGGCGGCGATCGACAGGGCAGAAATGGCGGCGCGCCCACGCGACCTGTGGCGCTGGCGCGAGGTGCTGCCCGTGCGTCGCGCTGAAAACATCATCAGCCTTGGCGAAGCCGACACACCAGTCATCGCGCTCGACAAGGTCGCTGGGGCGGCGGGCGCGAGCGCCGGGACGCTGCTCGTCAAGGACGAGGGGCGCCTGCCCACCGGATCATTCAAGGCGCGCGGGCTGGTGATGGCGATCAGCATGGCAAAGGAGCTGGGCGTCACGAGCATCGCGATGCCGACCAACGGCAATGCCGGCGCGGCCGCTGCGGCCTACGCGACGCAGGCAGGGATCGAAGCGATAATCTTCTGCCCCGACGACACGCCCGAAATCAATGTCCGCGAAATCGCGGCGCAGGGTGCGCGCGTCTATCGCGTCAACGGGCTGATCGACGATTGCGGCAAGCTGGTGCGCGAAGGTGCTGCGGCGAACGGTTGGTTCGATCTTTCCACGCTGAAAGAGCCATACCGCATCGAAGGCAAGAAGACGATGGGCCTGGAACTCGCCGAACAGTTCGGCTGGGAACTGCCCGACGTCATTTTCTATCCGACCGGCGGCGGCACCGGCTTGATCGGCATGTGGAAAGCCTTTGCCGAATTGCAGGCGATCGGCTGGATCGCCTGCAAGTTGCCGCGCATGGTCGCGGTGCAGGCCGAGGGCTGCGCGCCGATGGTGCGTGCATGGGAAGCCGGCGAGCGTCACGCGGCGCGCTGGGAAGACGCCGCGACGATCGCCGCGGGCATCCGCGTCCCACAGGCGGTGGGCGATTTCCTGATCCTCGACGCGGTGCGCGAATCGAACGGCCGCGCAATGGCGGTCAGCGACGCTGCGATCCAGCAAGCCGTTGACGACGCCGCGCGCAGCGACGGGCTGCTGCTCTGCCCCGAAGGCGGTGCGACGCTCGCAGCATGGCGGCAGGCGCGCGCCGAGGGCTGGGTAAAGGATGGCGAGACCGCGCTGCTCTTCAATTGCGCCACCGGCCTCAAATATCCGCTGCCCGACGCATCGCAGACGCTCGACCGCCACGCGGCCATCGACTTTACGCGACTCTGACGAGCGGCTTGCCGCCGCGCAGCCTTGGGGCTAACGCGCGCGCCATGACTGCCTACAAACCCGGCGATCCGACGACGATCAACCGCCTTTATGGCCGTTCGAAAGGCAAGCCGCTGCGCGCCGGCCAGCAGGATCTCGTCGACACGCTGCTACCGCGGATCGCGGTGCCGGAAGGCGGCGAAGTTGCCGCGCAGCGTCTGTTCGGACATGAATGTCCGTTGCATTTTGAAATCGGTTTTGGCGGCGGCGAACATATGGCGGGACGCGCCGATATGCTGCCCGATCATGGGTTTATCGGGGCAGAACCGTTCATCAATGGCGTCGCCCAAGCGCTGGTCCATGTTGCTGGCGACCATGGTGCGAAGTTGCCGCTGGGTAATGTTCGCATCCATCATGGCGACGCGCTGGAGGTACTGCGACGCATTCCCGACGGCGCGCTATCCTTTGCCTATCTGCTCCATCCCGACCCCTGGCCCAAGGCGCGCCACGCCAAGCGGCGGATGATGAACGATGGCCCGCTCGACCTGATCGCCGCGAAACTCAAGCCCGGCGGCGAATTCCGTTTCGGCACCGATCACCCCATCTATCTGCAGCATGCGTTGATGGTGATGCGCCGCCACCGTCACCAGTTCGAATGGCTGGCAAAGGACGCGCGCGATTTTCAGGTTCGCCCGAACGGCTGGCCCGAAACGCGCTACGAAGCCAAGGCGCGCGCGCAGGGACATGAGGTCTGGTATTTCCGCTACCGGCGGATCTAGTCCCCGGCTTTGCTTTCTGCCGACCTCGCTTGCCGCAGTCGGTTTTCGCGCATCGCCAGCTCTTCATAACGGCATAGCGGGACCGCCTCCTTTATGGCGGCACCGGCGGGCGGCGTTTCTCGGCGCGGTTTCTTGTCCGGCATGGCGGCAGTCTACCTTGCAAACCGCGCACAAACAAATGGGGCGGCCTCGTATCGAGTGCCGCCCCAGTTTTGTGGATCCGTCGGGGAGAGAGAGGACGGTCCGGAGATTCGTGTGTCAGGCTGTCTTAGCGCGACGCCATCTGGCTGTCGGTTTCGACTTCGGCGACGCCGGCGATCTTCAGCGCGGCGCGGAACTGCTTGGCAGCGGCGCGTTCATTGCCTGCTTCGCACAGCTTCTTGCCGGTCGAAACAAAGCGCTTTGCGCTTGACTGCTTGCCACCTTCGACGCCGCTGGCGGCGACATGGGCCTGTTCGGCCAGACCGGCGCAGCGATAATCGCTACCCGACTGGGCATAGGCGGGGCTGGCGGTTGCCATCAGGCCGGTGAACGCGAGAGCCGAAGCGGCGACGATCGCGAAAGCGGCAGGAAAGCGGCGATAAGAGGAGAGCTGATAGGCCATGGGAGAGGTTTCCTTTCGTTTCGTTGTGCAACCTTTTTAGTCGCGGTTGCGCACATAGATAATCCTCTATAATCTGCAAGTGCTTTGAAGCAGGATTTAACAATCCCTCATGGGGCGCTCGACGGGATCGAAGCCTTCCTCCGCGTCGCGGAAAGGCGCAGCTTTTCGGCCGCTGCTGCCGACCTCGGCGTCTCGCCTTCCGCGATCAGCCAAACCGTGAAGGCTCTCGAAGCGCGCGTCGGCGCGCCCTTGTTCATGCGCACCACACGCAGCGTCGGGCTGACGCAGGCAGGCGAAATGTTCCTCGAACGCGCGGCGCCCGCCTATACGGGGCTTGCCGACGCCTATGAGGCGGCACGCAATCTGGGCAACCGGCCCGCGGGGCGCCTGCGGATCAACCTGATGCGCGGCGCGGTCCAACCGTTGTTCGAGCCGATCATCGCCGGCTTCTGCGAAACCTATCCCGATATCGAACTCGAAATCTATGCCGACGATGCGCTTTCCGACCTGAGCGCAGGCGGCTTCGACGCGGGGGTTCGGATGGGCGAATCGCTCGATGCCGATGTGATCGCGGTGCGCCTGACCGGCCCGTTCCGGTTCGTCGTCGCTGCAACGCCCGGATATCTGGAAAAGCACGGCCGCCCTGAAACGCCCGAGGCATTGCGCGACCATCGCTGCATCCGTTTCCGCCTGGCAACCGGCGCGCTGATGCCGTGGACGTTCGAGAAGGGGAACCGCGAATATGATGTCGGCGTCACCGGCCCGGTAATCGTCAACGACTGGATCGCGGCGCTCGTGGCGATCCGCACCGGCGTCGCGATGGGGATGATGGCCGAGCCGATGGCGAAGGCGATGGTGCAAACGGGCGAACTCGAACTTGTGCTCACCGATTATGCCGCCGCGACGTCCGGCCTCTTTCTCTATTATCCCGGCCGCAAGCAGGTGATGCCCAAACTTCGCGCCTTTATCGATTATGTGCGCGAATATCTGCCCGACGATCTCGGCTGACGGGGATTCGGAGAGGTTCGATGGGCGCGCAAACAAATCCCTTTGCCGCGAGCAGAAAAATTGGGCTGGCGCCTGCATCAGAATCCCGGCAGCAGGTTCTCAATTAAAAGGGTTGGGATGATATATGACTGAACTTGCGGCCATCGACTTTAGCGCGCTCCTGCCGTTCATCCTGATCGGCTTCGCCGCGCAGTTGGTCGACGGCGCGCTCGGCATGGCGTTCGGCGTCATCTGTAACACCCTGCTGGTGGCAGTACTGGGCGTCCCGCCCGCCACCGCATCGGCGCGCATCCATGTCGTCGAAATCTTCACGACCGGCGCGTCGGGGCTCAGCCATCTGTTCCATCGCAATATCGACTGGCCGCTGTTCTGGCGCCTGCTTATTCCGGGAGTCGTCGGTGGCGTGCTCGGCGCCTATGTCCTGACCTCGCTCCACGCCGATGTGGTGAAGCCCTTCGTGCTCGGCTATCTGGTGCTGATCGGCGTGTGGCTGCTCGTGCGCGGGCTCCTTTATCCGCCCAAGATCGCAAAGCCCAAGGTCGTCGCGCCGCTGGCGGTGGTCGGCGGCTTTCTCGACGCCGCCGGCGGCGGCGGCTGGGGACCGGTCGTAACATCGAATCTGCTCGTCCAGGGCGGCGAACCGCGCAAGGTTGTCGGCACGGTCAACAGCGTCGAATTCTTCCTCGCCGTGTCGGTGTCGATCGCCTTCATCTGGAATCTGGGCTTCGAAGAGATTCTGGGGCCGACGCTGGGCCTGATCATCGGCGGCGTCGCCGCGGCACCGCTGGGCGCAATGATGGCCAAGCGCTTCTCGCCCAAGGTGATGCTGGTGATGGTCGGGATCGTGCTGACCGCGACCAGCGCCTTCGGCCTTTACCGCGCGGTGTTTTAATTTCGGCTTGAAGGCGGGATTCGAGCGGTCGCGGACCATTCCATTCTCGTCACCCCGGACTTGACCCGGGGTTCCCGCTCGATGCCGAAACGGTAGATGCGCAAAGAAGCGGGATCCTGGGTCAAGTCCGGGATGACGGAAGTGGATGACTGAACGTCAGTTCTCCACCCCCCCCCCAAACCTTCCCACTCAATTCGCCGGCTTGGTCTCGTCGATCTTGTCGACCCATTCGGGAAAGAAGCTCGGTTCGCGAGCCGACCAGCCAGGCGCCGTCGCAGCGGCTTCGCTGATCGACTGGAGCAATATCTTGCGCTTGTCGGGATGCAGGTGCGGCAGCGACGCCGCGGCGCAAAAGGCACCGGGCAGCCACGGCCGCGCATGCGCGCCGAGCAGTCGTTCATAGAGGAAACGATAGGGCGCGAATGCGTGGAGCCTGTCCTGTCCGAGGTCGAAGGCCGAGACCGCGATCAGCGGCGCCATGAAATGTTCGAGCGCGTCGAGCCCGCTGTCGTCGGGAATATGCGCGCGGATTTCGTGCAAGCGCTGATAGACGCGCGCCTGAACGCGGATCGCGGTTTCCTCCACCATGTCGCGCGACCAGCGCGCGATCGCATCGTCGCGTTCAAGCCCGATATCGAGCGAACGGCGGATGTATCGCTGGGTCGATGCGGGAAAGCCCGCAAATTCTTTGATCTCGGAAAGGGACAGGTCGCCTGCGGCCGGTCCTGAACGCGTCGCCATGGTCATGCTCCCGCTCGGCACCCGGGGAGCCATCCCCCCGGAGGCCTGCATCAAACAATTTGCCACCAAAATGGTTAGTGGCGGGTTAACCATGAAGTTAGCGATCGTTCAGCCAATGTTGAGGGCGTTGCGTAGCGCCGCGACCGGGCTTAATCAGCGTGTCTTGAAACCATAAGACACGCAGGGCCACCATGTCGCACACACCGCAGCCGGTCATTTCCGCAACCGGCCTTTTCACCCCCGCCGAACGCATCTCCAACGAAGAACTTGTTGAGAGTTTTAACCGGTATGTTGCGCTGCACAATAGGGAAAATGCAGCCGCCATTGCGGCTGGCGAAATTGCCGAACTCGCTGAATCGAGCGTGGAATTCATCGAGAAGGCCAGCGGGATCGGGTCGCGTTTCGTCGTCGACAAGGCGGGTATATTGGACCCCGAACATATGGCGCCGCGCATTGCTGAGCGGAGCAACGACGAATTGTCGATCCTCGCCGAAATCGGCGTCCTTGCGGCAAAGGACGCGCTCGCACGCGCCGGCCGCGACGCGGGACAAGTCGATGCCGTGCTGTGCGCCGCGTCGAACATGCAGCGCCCCTATCCGGCGATGGCGGTCGAGATTCAGGACGCGCTCGGCATCGACGGGTTCGGTTTCGACATGAATGTCGCCTGCTCTTCGGCGACCTTCGGCATCCAGACCGCCGCCGACTATATCCGCGCCGGCCACGCAAGGAGCGTGCTCGTCGTGAACCCCGAAATCTGTTCGGGGCACCTTAATTGGCGCGACCGCGACAGCCACTTCATCTTCGGCGACGTCGCGACCGCGATCCTCGTCGAGGACAAGGATATCGCACCCGCCGGGCACTGGGATATCCTCGGCACCAAGCTCAAGACGCAATTCTCGAACAATATCCGCAACAATTTCGGTTTCCTCAACCGGGGCCATGGCGGGATCGACCAGTCGGGCCCGAAGAGCGACAAGCTTTTCGTCCAGGAAGGCCGCAAGGTGTTCAAGGAAGTCGTGCCATGGGTCGCGAACCTGATCGTCGAGCAGATGGAGGTACTGAACCTCGAAGGCGGCGATATGCGCCGGCTATGGCTGCATCAGGCGAACACCAATATGAACCGGCTGATCGCGCAGCGTGTGCTGGGGCATGAAGCCAGTGAGGACGAAAGTCCGACGGTGCTCGACACCTATGGCAATACGTCGAGTGCGGGGTCGATCATCGCTTTCCACCTGAATCACGAGGATATGGTGGCGGGGGACACGGGGCTGATCTGCTCATTCGGCGCGGGGTATAGCGCCGGGACGGTATTCGTCCGCAAGACCTGAGGATCGTCTCTTTCGGCTCGTCATTGCAAGCGGCAATCCAGGGCGGACATAAACCACTCTGGATTGCGTCGCGACGGTCGCAATGACGGATAGATATTCAAAGTCCGCGGTTACGGTACGAAGGTCGTGAACAGGTAGATCGCGAACAGCATCAGGTGGATGACCCCCTGCAGCACCGTGGTGCGGCCATTCGCCAGCGTCTGCGACGCGACGATCAGCGACAGGAACAGCAGCACCGCCGACTTGGCATCGAGCCCGAGGCTGATCGGCATGTCGGTCATGATCGACAGGATCGCCACCGCGGGAATGGTGAGGCCGATGGTGGCGAGAGCCGATCCGAGTGCGAGGTTGAGGCTGGTCTGGAGCCGGTCGGCTTTCGCCGCACGGACGGCTGCGAGCCCTTCGGGTGCGAGGATCAACGCCGCGATCAGCACACCGAGCACCGCGGGCGGCGCCCCCCAGTCGGCGAGAAGCGCGCCCATGATCGGCGACAGATTTTTCGCGAGCAGCACGACCGCGAACAGGCTCGCGAGCAGGAGCGCGCCCGAAATCGCCGTGCGCTGGATGCTCGGCGGCGCGGCGTGCGCGTCGGGCTCGTCATGCGCTTCGCCATCGGGAAGGAAATAATCGCGATGCCGGACCGTCTGGACCAGCGCGAAGGTCGCATAGAGGATCAGCGAAACCGCCGCGACGAAGCCGAGCTGCGTCGCCGAATAGAAAGGCCCCGGCACACTCGAAGTAAAATTGGGCAGCACCAGCGTCACAACGGTCAGCACGGTCAGCGTCGCGAGCGCGGCGCCGATGCCGGTGCGCTGGAATCTTTGTTCGTGGTGGCGGATCGCGCCGCTCAGCAAGCAAAGCCCCATCAGGAGGTTGAGAATCACCATCACCGCGGCGAACACCGTGTCGCGCGCCAGCGTCTGCGCCTTTTCGGGTTCGGCCTGCATCAGCGTCAGGATCAGCCCGACCTCGATCACCGTCACCGCGAGCGCAAGGATCAGCGTTCCGAACGGCTCGCCGACGCGGTGCGCGATCACTTCGGCATGGTGGACAGCCGCAACGACGGCGCCCGCGAGGATGAACGCGACCAGCCATGCGTTGAGCGGCATCGCGAAGCTCGCCATCGCGGCAAGGAAACCCAGAACCGGGAAGATGTCGTTGGTGCGGTCGGCGATACGAAGTTTCGAGGTCATAGGCTTCTATTGCAGCCCCCTCCCCGCATGACTACCCCGTTGCAGGATTTAATGCGCGCGGACGGGCAATCCCGCAGCGGCAAGCCGGGCATGCGCCTCTGCCACCGTCGCTTCTCCGAAGTGAAAGATGCTGGCGGCGAGCACCGCGCTTGCGCCGCCTTCGAGCACGCCCGCGACGAGATGGTCGAGATTGCCGACGCCGCCCGATGCGATCACCGGCACGCTGACCGCATCGGCGATCGCGCGGGTGAGGGCCAGGTCGTAGCCATCCTTCGTACCGTCGCGGTCCATGCTGGTGACGAGCAATTCGCCCGCGCCGAGTTCGGCAAGCCGGATCGCGTGCTCCAGCGCATCGATGCCCGTCGGCTTGCGCCCGCCGTGAGTGAAGATTTCCCAGCGCCCCTCTTCGACGCGGCGGGCGTCGATGCTGCCGACCGCGCACTGGCTGCCGAAACGGTCGGCGATATCGGCAACGAGTTCGGGCCGCGCGACGGCGGCGCTGTTCACCGCGACCTTGTCGGCGCCCGCAAGCAGCAACGCGCGCGCATCGTCGGCGCTGCGGACCCCACCGCCTACGGTCAGCGGCATGAAGCAGACCTCGGCGGTGCGGCCGACCATGTCGAGCAAAGTGCCGCGCCCCTGATGGCTGGCGCTGATATCAAGGAAACAAAGCTCGTCGGCGCCTGCGGCGTCATAAGCACGCGCCGCCTCGACCGGATCGCCCGCGTCGCGCAGATCGACGAAATTGACCCCCTTCACGACGCGCCCGTCAGCGACGTCGAGGCAGGGGATGACGCGGACGCGGACGGTCACGCCGCCCCCGCCGCAATCGCTTCGGCAAGATCGAGCCGGCCATCATAGAGCGCGCGGCCAGTGATGACACCTTCGATGCCGTTTGCGACATGCGGGCGGAGCGCGTGGATGTCGTTGATATCCGCGACGCCGCCCGACGCGATCACCGGAATGGCGACCGTCTTGGCGAGCGCGACCGTTGCGTCGACATTGCAACCCTTGAGCAGCCCGTCGCGCCCGACGTCGGTGAAGAGCAACGCCGAGACGCCGGCGTCCTCGAAGCGGCGCGCGAGGTCTTCCACGCGAACGTCCGAGACATCGGCCCAGCCCTCGGTCGCGACCATTCCGTCGCGGGCGTCGACGCCTACGACGATCCGGCCGGGCAGGTCGCGCGCAGCCGACTTCACGAATTCGGGATCCTTGAGCGCCGCGGTGCCGATGATCACGCGCT
This sequence is a window from Sphingopyxis sp. USTB-05. Protein-coding genes within it:
- a CDS encoding calcium:proton antiporter, with amino-acid sequence MTSKLRIADRTNDIFPVLGFLAAMASFAMPLNAWLVAFILAGAVVAAVHHAEVIAHRVGEPFGTLILALAVTVIEVGLILTLMQAEPEKAQTLARDTVFAAVMVILNLLMGLCLLSGAIRHHEQRFQRTGIGAALATLTVLTVVTLVLPNFTSSVPGPFYSATQLGFVAAVSLILYATFALVQTVRHRDYFLPDGEAHDEPDAHAAPPSIQRTAISGALLLASLFAVVLLAKNLSPIMGALLADWGAPPAVLGVLIAALILAPEGLAAVRAAKADRLQTSLNLALGSALATIGLTIPAVAILSIMTDMPISLGLDAKSAVLLFLSLIVASQTLANGRTTVLQGVIHLMLFAIYLFTTFVP
- the hisA gene encoding 1-(5-phosphoribosyl)-5-[(5-phosphoribosylamino)methylideneamino]imidazole-4-carboxamide isomerase, with protein sequence MAALTIFPAIDLKGGQVVRLAEGDMARATVYGDDPAAQARLFADAGASHLHVVDLDGAFAGESINGGAVESIVAAFPGKVQVGGGIRDRAGVDRWLALGVERVIIGTAALKDPEFVKSAARDLPGRIVVGVDARDGMVATEGWADVSDVRVEDLARRFEDAGVSALLFTDVGRDGLLKGCNVDATVALAKTVAIPVIASGGVADINDIHALRPHVANGIEGVITGRALYDGRLDLAEAIAAGAA
- a CDS encoding beta-ketoacyl-ACP synthase III, coding for MSHTPQPVISATGLFTPAERISNEELVESFNRYVALHNRENAAAIAAGEIAELAESSVEFIEKASGIGSRFVVDKAGILDPEHMAPRIAERSNDELSILAEIGVLAAKDALARAGRDAGQVDAVLCAASNMQRPYPAMAVEIQDALGIDGFGFDMNVACSSATFGIQTAADYIRAGHARSVLVVNPEICSGHLNWRDRDSHFIFGDVATAILVEDKDIAPAGHWDILGTKLKTQFSNNIRNNFGFLNRGHGGIDQSGPKSDKLFVQEGRKVFKEVVPWVANLIVEQMEVLNLEGGDMRRLWLHQANTNMNRLIAQRVLGHEASEDESPTVLDTYGNTSSAGSIIAFHLNHEDMVAGDTGLICSFGAGYSAGTVFVRKT
- the hisF gene encoding imidazole glycerol phosphate synthase subunit HisF yields the protein MTVRVRVIPCLDVADGRVVKGVNFVDLRDAGDPVEAARAYDAAGADELCFLDISASHQGRGTLLDMVGRTAEVCFMPLTVGGGVRSADDARALLLAGADKVAVNSAAVARPELVADIADRFGSQCAVGSIDARRVEEGRWEIFTHGGRKPTGIDALEHAIRLAELGAGELLVTSMDRDGTKDGYDLALTRAIADAVSVPVIASGGVGNLDHLVAGVLEGGASAVLAASIFHFGEATVAEAHARLAAAGLPVRAH